A genomic region of Alnus glutinosa chromosome 11, dhAlnGlut1.1, whole genome shotgun sequence contains the following coding sequences:
- the LOC133882307 gene encoding pentatricopeptide repeat-containing protein At3g22690, which produces MTTMAVTLPLPPVVSATPSSITPTNLDEAKPKTKTTAKDSSPTGSFKNCKTMNELRQIHCNITKKGLCHSPSTVTKLIAACAEMGSSESLHYARKAFEGYNGDGGNTRLLFMYNSLIRGYSSAGLGGDAILLYIEMVVAGIVPDKFTFPFLLSACTKVLGFFEGIQAHGVVMKMGLEGDVFIGNSLVHFYAECGKIDYARKMFDGMLERNVVSWTSLICGYARRGCPEEAVCLFFEMVETGVRPNSVTMVCVISACAKLKNLELCEKVSAYMGEVGVKLNTHMANALVNMFMKCGAIDSAKRLFNECVDRNLVLCNTIMSNYVCLGLLREALSVFGEMLQQGPQPDRVTMLSVFSACAHLGDILFGKQCHGYILRNGLEGWDNISNAMIDMYMKCGKQEMAHRVFDCMPKKTVVSWNSLIAGLIRNGNVESAWEIFKEMPDSDLVSWNTMVTALVQESMFVEAIELFRVMQNEGIKADRVTMVVIASACGYLGALDLAKWILTYIEKNDIHCDMWLGTALVDMFARCGDPQSAMRIFNKMARRDVSAWTAAIGAMAMEGNGEQAIVLFNEMLGQGVKPDEVVFVALLTACSHGRSVDQGRHLFRSMKEIHGISPQIVHYGCMVDLLSRAGLLEEALDLIKSMPMEPNDVIWGSLLAACRKHKNVEVAAYAAERIIELAPERTGIHVLLSNIYASAGKWTEVAKVRLQLKEKGVHKVPGSSSTEVNGIIHEFTSGDESHPENTQIALMLQEINYRLSDAGHVPDLTNVMLDVDDQEKEYLLSRHSEKLAIAFGLISTGQGMPIRVVKNLRMCTDCHSFSKLVSRIYEREIVIRDNNRFHFFRQGYCSCCDYW; this is translated from the coding sequence ATGACCACAATGGCCGTGACCCTTCCTCTGCCTCCTGTGGTCTCAGCCACCCCAAGCTCCATAACTCCCACCAATCTAGATGAGGCCAAGCCCAAGACCAAGACCACGGCCAAGGACTCTTCTCCTACTGGGTCTTTCAAAAACTGCAAAACCATGAACGAACTCAGGCAAATACACTGTAACATCACAAAGAAAGGCCTCTGCCACAGCCCGTCGACCGTGACCAAGCTGATTGCCGCGTGTGCCGAAATGGGCTCCTCCGAAAGCTTACATTACGCTCGAAAGGCGTTTGAAGGCTACAATGGAGATGGGGGAAATACTAGGTTGTTGTTCATGTACAATTCTTTGATTAGAGGTTACTCTTCTGCTGGACTTGGTGGTGATGCTATCTTGCTTTATATTGAGATGGTGGTTGCGGGCATTGTGCCTGATAAATTCACGTTTCCCTTTTTGCTAAGCGCATGCAcgaaggttttagggttttttgagGGAATTCAAGCTCATGGAGTAGTTATGAAGATGGGTTTAGAGGGAGATGTGTTTATCGGGAATTCTTTGGTTCATTTTTATGCAGAGTGTGGAAAGATAGATTATGCACGGAAGATGTTTGATGGAATGCTTGAAAGAAATGTTGTGTCGTGGACTAGTTTGATTTGTGGTTATGCTAGGAGGGGTTGTCCGGAGGAAgcggtttgtttgttttttgaaatgGTGGAGACGGGTGTTAGACCCAATTCGGTTACGATGGTCTGTGTGATATCAGCTTGTGCAAAGTTGAAGAATCTTGAATTGTGTGAGAAAGTAAGTGCTTACATGGGTGAGGTAGGAGTGAAGCTTAACACTCATATGGCTAATGCACTTGTTAATATGTTCATGAAATGTGGAGCTATTGATAGTGCAAAGAGGCTTTTTAATGAATGTGTAGATAGAAATCTGGTTCTGTGCAATACTATCATGTCAAATTATGTGTGCCTGGGGCTGCTGAGAGAAGCTCTTTCTGTCTTTGGTGAGATGCTGCAACAGGGACCACAACCTGATAGAGTTACAATGTTATCTGTGTTCTCAGCATGTGCACATTTAGGTGATATTCTCTTTGGAAAGCAGTGCCATGGTTATATTTTGAGAAATGGGTTAGAAGGTTGGGATAACATATCTAATGCGATGATAGACATGTATATGAAGTGTGGCAAACAAGAAATGGCTCACAGAGTCTTTGACTGTATGCCAAAGAAGACTGTCGTGTCGTGGAATTCATTGATTGCTGGTTTAATTAGAAATGGTAATGTGGAGTCGGCTTGGGAAATTTTCAAGGAAATGCCAGACAGTGATCTCGTCTCCTGGAACACAATGGTCACTGCTTTGGTCCAAGAGAGCATGTTTGTGGAAGCAATTGAACTTTTCCGAGTGATGCAGAATGAAGGGATTAAAGCCGATAGGGTAACAATGGTGGTCATTGCATCTGCCTGTGGCTATTTAGGAGCTCTTGATCTTGCTAAGTGGATCCTTACTTACATTGAAAAGAATGATATTCACTGTGACATGTGGCTTGGCACAGCCTTGGTTGACATGTTTGCTAGGTGTGGTGATCCTCAAAGTGCAATGCgaattttcaataaaatggcAAGAAGAGATGTTTCTGCTTGGACTGCAGCCATTGGAGCAATGGCCATGGAAGGAAATGGGGAACAAGCTATAGTGCTTTTCAATGAGATGCTTGGGCAAGGGGTGAAACCCGATGAGGTAGTCTTTGTGGCGCTATTGACAGCATGCAGCCATGGCAGGTCTGTGGATCAAGGGCGGCACCTTTTCAGGTCAATGAAGGAGATCCACGGAATCTCCCCTCAAATTGTCCATTATGGATGCATGGTTGATTTACTCAGCCGAGCTGGGTTGTTGGAAGAAGCTCTTGATCTCATAAAGAGCATGCCAATGGAACCTAATGATGTGATTTGGGGGTCTCTTTTAGCTGCTTGCCGGAAGCATAAAAATGTTGAAGTGGCAGCATATGCAGCTGAAAGGATAATTGAATTGGCTCCTGAGAGGACTGGGATTCATGTGCTTCTCTCAAACATATATGCATCTGCTGGTAAGTGGACTGAAGTTGCAAAAGTGAGGCTACAGTTGAAGGAGAAAGGTGTCCATAAAGTGCCTGGATCAAGCTCAACAGAGGTTAATGGAATAATCCATGAGTTTACCTCTGGTGATGAATCACACCCAGAAAACACCCAGATTGCATTGATGCTACAAGAAATAAACTACAGGCTCAGTGATGCAGGTCATGTTCCTGATTTAACCAATGTTATGCTTGATGTTGATGATCAGGAGAAAGAATACTTGCTCAGCAGACATAGTGAGAAATTAGCCATAGCTTTTGGACTAATCAGTACGGGTCAAGGTATGCCAATTCGTGTTGTTAAGAACCTCCGTATGTGCACTGATTGCCACTCATTTTCCAAACTCGTGTCAAGAATATATGAAAGGGAAATTGTCATTCGAGATAATAACAGGTTCCACTTTTTCCGGCAGGGGTATTGTTCTTGTTGTGATTATTggtag
- the LOC133882799 gene encoding uncharacterized protein LOC133882799, with protein MGWGDFLKLVAKFSSFLSWPSFTMLFPLYVSVRAIESGSPSKNQQCLSYWVLFSLMNILEWLLAKLLEWLPFWSYAKGMSTVLLVIPYFGGAFYVYKHFIRPYISESSHILNSAETKQSTFLDVTERNIIKNKPEGKEEELFQCQETLESSYGSTEINVTRPTSPKKVQKEWSCALCLVSTTSEKCLETHLQGKKHKAKKEKLRVEKLIKSASKSSSVTKRSNGMDFVQNINQIAIEKLSGLLSPVAGSIRWCRWKRPGLGWTKLNTDGSVDPENAGFGGLLRDHRGNAICAFVSKALGDDIFLVELWAVWRGLVLALGLGIKVIWVESDSLSVVKTINKKQPFSPKAASCVNHIWALLKKFEKYKVSHSWRETNRAADHLSKMAILGGDIVFWPSDFPDSLRNIINDDAKGKIYCRR; from the exons ATGGGTTGGGGAGATTTTCTCAAGCTTGTCGCAAAATTCTCCAGTTTTCTTTCCTG GCCTTCATTCACTATGCTTTTTCCTCT GTATGTTTCGGTTCGGGCAATAGAGAGTGGTTCCCCCTCCAAAAATCAGCAGTGTCTCAGTTATTGGGTCCTGTTTTCTTTGATGAATATCTTGGAGTGGTTGCTTGCAAAGCTTTTAGAATG GCTTCCATTCTGGTCTTATGCAAAGGGTATGTCAACTGTTTTGTTGGTGATACCTTACTTTGGCGGTGCTTTTTATGTCTACAAGCACTTCATAAGGCCCTATATTTCTGAGAGTTCCCATATACTGAACTCAGCAGAGACTAAGCAGAGCACCTTTCTAGATGTGACTGAGAGAaacattatcaaaaacaaaCCGGAAGGGAAGGAGGAAGAACTCTTCCAATGTCAG GAAACATTGGAGTCCAGTTACGGCAGTACAGAAATAAATGTTACTCGCCCAACCAGTCCAAAGAAAGTTCAGAAGGAATGGAGCTGTGCTCTTTGTCTGGTTAGCACTACAAGTGAAAAATGTTTAGAGACACACCTCCAAGGCAAGAAGCACAAggctaagaaagaaaaattaagagtagagaaattaattaaaagtgCAAGCAAGTCTTCTTCTGTGACAAAGAGAAGCAATGGGATGGATTTTGTACAGAATATCAACCAAATTGCTATTGAAAAATTGAGTGGTCTTCTCAGTCCAGTTGCTGGGTCAATTAGATGGTGTAGATGGAAAAGGCCAGGGTTGGGATGGACAAAACTAAATACTGATGGATCTGTTGATCCAGAAAATGCTGGTTTTGGTGGATTACTTCGAGATCATAGGGGTAACGCCATATGTGCTTTTGTCTCTAAAGCACTTGGAGATGATATTTTCTTGGTCGAGCTATGGGCTGTATGGAGAGGCCTTGTTCTTGCTTTGGGTCTTGGAATTAAAGTAATATGGGTCGAGTCTGATTCACTGAGTGTTGTGAAAACCATTAACAAAAAGCAGCCTTTTAGTCCAAAGGCTGCTAGCTGCGTGAATCATATTTGGGCACTCCTAAAGAAGTTTGAGAAGTATAAGGTTTCTCATTCATGGCGTGAAACTAACAGAGCAGCTGATCATCTTTCAAAGATGGCTATTTTGGGAGGTGACATAGTCTTCTGGCCTAGTGATTTTCCAGATAGCCTTCGCAATATCATTAATGACGACGCCAAAGGAAAAATCTACTGCCGACGGTAA